CGCAAAACGGCGCCAGTATCAGTCAGTTCGAGCTTCATCTGCGCGCCATCACGGGACTGCCATTACCGACGCCGGTGGTAAACAGCCCATCGGTGATGGTGAATTTGATTGGCAGCCCTCTGAATTATGACTGGCTGAAACTGCCGTTAGTGCATCTGCACTGGTACGACAAAGAGGTTCGGCCGGGGCGTAAGGTAGGTCACCTGAACCTGACCGACAGCGACACCGCGCGCCTAAACGCCACGCTGGAGGCACTGGCGCCATTACTGCCGCCAGACTACGCCAGCGGCATCATTTGGGCGCAAAGTAAGCTCATATAACCCAGAAAAATGCCGGGAAATAGAACTTATCCTTTCCCGGCCCCTCTCTCAGCGCGTAAAATCCTGCCCATTGCTGTTTTGTTTTATCAGGATCTCCCATGAACGATGGAACGGATTATCGCGCGATCCTCACCGCCGATACGCCTTTAATCGATGTACGCGCCCCAGGCGAATTCACGCAGGGCGCCATGCCCGCAGCCATTAACCTGCCCTTGATGAATGATGAAGAGCGCGCCGCCGTCGGCACCTGCTACAAGCGCCAGGGGCCAGAGGCCGCACTCAAGCTTGGTCATCAACTGGTTTCCGGCGAGCTTCGCCAACAGCGGCTGGATGGCTGGCGAGAAGCGTGTCAACAACGGCCCACCGGCTATCTTTGCTGCGCGCGCGGCGGCCAACGCTCGCACATTGTTCAGCAGTGGCTGCGCGAGTCGGGTATTAACTACCCGCTGATCGAGGGCGGCTATAAAGCGTTACGCCAGTCTGCCATCCGCGTCACCGAAGAACTGGTGCAAAAGCCCATCATCTTAATTGGCGGCTGTACCGGCAGCGGCAAGACGCAACTGGTACAACAGCAGCCCAACGGTATCGATCTCGAAGGGCTGGCGCACCATCGCGGTTCCTCATTTGGCCGCACGCTGCAGCCGCAACTCAGTCAGGCCAGTTTTGAAAACCTGCTGGCAAGTGAGTTGCTCAAGGTCGATGCGCGCCAGACACTGCGTTCCTGGGTGCTGGAGGACGAAGGCCGGATGATTGGTTCGAACCATCTGCCGGAATGTTTGCGCGAGCGTATGACGCAGGCGGAAATTGCGGTGGTCAACGATCCCTTTGAGTTGCGTCTGGAACGGCTGCGTGAAGAGTATTTCGTGCGTATGCATCATGACTTTACTCACGCTTATGGCGAAGAGCGCGGCTGGCAGGAGTACAGCGA
This Citrobacter enshiensis DNA region includes the following protein-coding sequences:
- the mnmH gene encoding tRNA 2-selenouridine(34) synthase MnmH, giving the protein MNDGTDYRAILTADTPLIDVRAPGEFTQGAMPAAINLPLMNDEERAAVGTCYKRQGPEAALKLGHQLVSGELRQQRLDGWREACQQRPTGYLCCARGGQRSHIVQQWLRESGINYPLIEGGYKALRQSAIRVTEELVQKPIILIGGCTGSGKTQLVQQQPNGIDLEGLAHHRGSSFGRTLQPQLSQASFENLLASELLKVDARQTLRSWVLEDEGRMIGSNHLPECLRERMTQAEIAVVNDPFELRLERLREEYFVRMHHDFTHAYGEERGWQEYSEYLHHGLSAIQRRLGLQRFKELTTALDIALAEQQSTGSTEAHFCWLVPLLEEYYDPMYRYQLEKKAEKIVFRGTFDDVGEWLSR